GGGCAGGGTCAGGGCGGTCGCCGCGGTGCAGAAGAAGTGGATGACGGCCGTCCCCTCCTCGATGAAGGAGGCACGGTCGTCGATCCAGGTGGCGCCGGTGCGGGCGCCCAGCAACGCGCGCAGCCGCGCGCGCAGCTCCTCGCCGTAGCGCTCGCGCGGCAGCAGGACGGCGGCGTAGAGGCTGCGCCCGCGGCGGTCCGCCCGCAGCACGAGGCGCGCCGTCTTCGAGCCCTCGGCGCCGACGATCTCGCGCATCAGCGCCGCCACCCCCTCGACGTCGCGGCCGAGCAGCACCTCGAGCGGCGCCGAGTCGAAGGCGTCGAAGAGCGCGCGATGGCGGTGCGAGCGCGGCTCCGCCCCTTCGTCGCGCAGGATCTGCTCGAGGCGCGCGGAGAGCAGCGGGACCTTGGAGCCGGGCGTACGCAGCGCCTGCGCGGTGAACAGGCCGAAGACCAGGGTGAGCGCGCTCGGGCGGCCGGCCTCGTCGTAGTCCGTGAGCGCGAGCCGGTCGAGGCGGCCGGCGCGGTGGATCGGCGCCTCGCGGCGCGACTTGCCGACGACCAGGATGCGCGGGTCGTCGAGGACGTCGCGCAGCTCGTCGGGGATCGCGTCGCCGCGGCGGGGCTCACGCAGCCGGCTGTCGGCGTCGGAGCGGAAGAGACCGAGGCCGGAGCCGGGGACGAGCTGCACCTCGGTGCCGCCCTCGGGCAGCGCGCGCAGCGCGTAGCGCCGCACGCCCATGAACACGAAGTGGCCCTCGATCAGCCAGTCGAGGAAGGCGCGCACGCGGCGGGCGCGCTGGCGCCCGTCGGGCAGCCGCGGGCCGGCCTGCTCGGCGCGCGCGCCGAGCTCGCGCACCCCCGCGACCATCGCCGCGAAGTCGTCGGTGACGGCGCGCACCTCCTCCATCGCCGCGTGCAGCCGCGCCGCCAGCTCCGCGAGCTGCGCGGGATCCTCGCTGCGCGGCGACACCTCGACGTGGAGCAGCGACTCGCGCAGCCCGCCGGCCTCCTCGTCGAGCCCGACCAGCCGGCCCTCGGCGTCGCGGCGCGCGGCGTGGATCGGATGCAGGAAGAGCCGCTCGCGCAGCTCGAGCCGGCGCAGCAGGAGCCGCGTCGTGTCGACCAGGAAGGGCCGGTCGTCCTGGAGGAGCTGGAGGAGCGTCCGGCCCGGGTGCGCGGGCGGGCTCGTGACCCGCACCTCGATGGCGCCGGGTGCACGCTGCGCGGCGAACGCGAAGGCCTCCGCCACGCGCAGCGCGAGCGCGCGCTCGCCGCCCGCGTCCACGCGGTCGATGCCGCGCAGGAAGGCGCGCGTGAAGGCGGCGAGCAGCGCCGGCCGCGCCGGGCGCGCGAGCTCGGTCGCAAGGGCGATCACGTGGTCGAGGTCGTAGCCCGGCTCGGTCACCGTCACCGGGGCGATGGTATCGTGCGGCCCTTGGCTGTCGCGCGCGCGGAGACCGGCCGTTCTCGTTGGCCCGCGACGGGCCGGCAGCTACCCTGTCCGGGCTCCTCCTCCAGGCCCGCATCGAGGCCGATCCGATGACCGCCGACGTCACCCCGCACGTTCCGCAAGAGCCGCTGCGCGTCACCGTAGAGCGTTATCTGGCCCTGCTCGAAGAGGGCACGCTCGCCGGGGATCGCCTGGAGCTGCTCGAAGGGGTGATCGTCTCGATGCCGCCGAGCAACCCGCCCCACGCCGCGGCGCTCGGGCTCGTGTGCGAGGCCCTGCGGCCGATAGCGGGTACGGGGCGCTGCCTGCGCGTGCAGTCCCCGCTGCTCCTGGGCGCGTGGTCGGCACCCGAGCCCGACGTCGCGCTGGTCGCGGGCTCCCACCGCGACTACTCGCTACGCCATCCGGCCACGGCCCTGCTGGTCATCGAAGTCTCGGACTGGTCGCTCCACCAGGATCGGATCACGAAGGCAGCGATCTACGCGCGGGCCGGGATCCCGGAGTACTGGATCGTGAACCTCGCGGAGCGGGGGGTCGAGGTGCTGCGCGAGCCCGATGCGGCCGGCGGCCGCTACCGGGCGCAGCGCTTCGCGCGCGCCGACGAGTCCGTCGAGCCGCTTGCGGCCCCGGGCACCCCGGTCGTCGTACGCGACCTCCTGCCGGCCCTGCGCTGACCGGGCCTCAGCGGTCCGGCGCCGGATCGGCGGCGCCGAGCACGTCCTCGAGCTCGGCGGCGCGCCGCTCGAAGTCGGCGGCGAGGGCGAGCTGCGCGCGGGCGCGGTCGAGGTTGTGGCCGGGGCGGTCGCAGCGGAAATAGCGGTCGCCGGCCAGGTGGTCGGCCAGGAAGCGCATCCCGATCACGAGCGGGAGCAGGCGGGCGGCGAAGACCAGCTCGGCGCGCTCGGCCGGCAGGAGCAGGCCGCCGGCACCGCGCAGCCAGCCCGCGGCGATCGCGGCGAAGAGCGCGCGGTCGACGCGCAGCTTCGCGAGGTCGCGCTCGTCCTCGGCGGCGCGCGTGGCGGCGGTGCGCACGAGGTCGCCGAAGTCGTAGACCGCGAAGCCCGGCATCACGGTGTCGAGGTCGATCACGCACAAGGCCTCGCCCGTGCGGTCGTCGAGGAGCACGTTGTTGATCTTGGTGTCGCCGTGGGTGATGCGCTCGGGGATGGCTCCCGCGGCGCGCAGGCCGTTCAGGCGGTCCACCATCGCCTCGCGCGCGGTGACGAAGCCGAGCTCGGGGCGGCACGCGCCGAGGCGGCCGGCCGGGTCGGCGCGCACCGTGGTGACGAGCTGTTCGAAGCGCAGGCGCGCGTCCTGGTAGCCCCGGATCGTCTCGTGCAGGCGCGGCCCCGGGAGGTCGGCCACCTGCGCCTGGAAACGGGCGAAGGCCAGGGCGGCGGCGCCGGCCTCGGCGGGCGTGCGCACCACGTCGCGGCTGCTCGCCCCCTCGACGAAGCGCCAGGTGCGCCAGGTCTCGCCGGCCGCGTCGCGCCAGGCGGGGGCGCCGTCGCGCGCGGGCACGAGCTGGAGCGCACGCCGCTCGCGATCGGGAGCGCCCGCCCGCTCGAGCCCCGCCAGCACGTGTGCACTCACGCGCGCCACGTTCTCCATCAACTGCGCCGGGTCGCCGAAGACCGACCGGTTGATGCGCTGCTGCACGTAGCGCACACGCCGGCCGCCCTCGTCGAAGGCGGCGACCAGCGTCTCGTTGATCCAGCCCGTGCGCAGCGGCTGCGAGCCGAGCCAGCGGCCCGGGATCGCGAAGGCCTGCGCCACGGCGCGCCGCCGCGCCTCCTCCCCGGCCCCTTCCATCGCCGGGAGGATCGCGCCCCGCGTGCCGCCCACAAGGGACGGACTAGGATCCGGCCCGATGGACGCACCGTCGCCCTCGTGGCTCGTCCCGCTCGGGGTCGGGATCGGCTTCGTCGCCCTCTGGGTCGGGATCTTCCAGCTCCTCGGCCGGGTGGGCGGCTGGCGGGAGCTGGCCCGGGCCTATCCGCCGCTCGGGATCGTGAGCGCGGGGATCGGCGAGACCTTTCGCATGCGCTCGCTGCGGCTTCGCGCCCGCATCGACTACAACGGCTGCGTCACCTTCACGGCGGGACCGTCGGCGCTGCGGCTCTCGCTGCCGCGCCCGCTGGCCTTCGGCCATCCTCCGATCGAGGTGCCGTGGTCCGAGCTCCGCGCCGAGGCGGGCCGCGCGCTGTGGGTCCCGGTCGTCACGCTCCGCTGCGCGCGTGCGCCCGCCATCCCGCTGCGCATGCGCCGCGCGCTGGCGGAGTCGCTCGCACGCGCGAGCGGCGGGCAGCTCCGGCTGCCGGCCGAGGGCGAGGCGGCCTGAGCGATGCGCGAGCCGCCGCTTCCCGAGCTGGCCTGTCCGCAGGTCCGCGCGCCCGGCGCGATCGACGGCGACCCGCACAAGCCGCCCTGGAACGCGCTCGCCCCGGTCTGGCTCACGCCGTCGCACGGCCGGCGCGCCGAGGGCGCCCCGCCCACGACCGTGGCGCTCGCCGCGCTCGCCCCGGACGCCGCGCCGCTCGCGCCGCGCTGGCGCTTCCAGCCGACCGCCCTGCGTGTCGCCCGCGACGACGAGCACCTGCTCGTCTGCTTCCACTGTGTCGACCGCGATGCGAGCGGGAGCTACGAGGGGCGCAACCAGCCGATCTACGACGAGGAGGTCGTGGAGGCCTTCCTGGCGCCCGGTCCCGACCCCCGCCGCTACTACGAGCTCGAGCAGAGCCCGCGCGGCGCCTGGTTCGAGGCGCGCATCGAGAGCCCCTACGGCCGGCGCGCGACGATGAAGGTGGACCCCGCCTGGCGCTGCGCGGGCTGGCAGCGGGCCGTGCGCCTGTGTGCCGACCAGGACGGGCGGCACGCCTGGTGGTGCGCGGAGTGGGCGATCCCGTTCGCGGCCCTCGGCGCGGAGCCGCCCGCGCCCGGCACGCGCTGGCGCGCCAACTTCCATCGCATCGACCGCGAGGGCGCCGGGCAGTTCTCGGCCTGGTCGCCGACCCTCGCCGAGCCGCCCGACTTCCACCGGCCCGACCGCTTCGGCTGGCTGGTCTTCCCGTGAGCGGATCGCGCCCACCCGGGCGCCAGCGCCGCGCCCCGGTTCCGGCCGACCGCTGGGCTAGGCTCCCCGCGATGCCCGTCCCGCGCGTCCGCGCCGACCGCACCGCCGTGGCGATCCCCGCCGCGCGCTCCGCCCGGTGCGCGGCGGGCAGGAGCTAGCCCCTCCTGGAGGCGCTGCTCCGGATCGTCCCCGCCTTCGGGGCGCTGCGCGGCTACCACCTCGGCGCCGCGCGCGCCGATCTCCTCGCAGGGCTCACGGTCGCGGCGGTCGCCGTGCCGCAGGCGATGGCCTACGCGCTGGTCGCCGGGCTCCCGCCCGAACACGGCCTCTACACCGCGATCGTGATGACGTTCGTGGGCGCCCTCTTCGACTCCTCGCGCCAGCTCGTCAACGGCCCGACCAACGCGATCTCGATCGCGATCCTGAGCGCGATCTCGGGCGTCGTGCCCGAGAGCCGGGTCGAGGCCGCGATCCTGCTCGCCCTCCTGGTCGGCTCGATCCAGCTCGGCATCACCCTGCTCCGCCTCGGCGACCTCACCCGCTACATCTCGCACTCGGTGATCGTGGGCTTCACGCTGGGTGCCGGAACGCTCCTGGTGCTCGACCAGCTCAAGAACCTGGTCGGCCTCCACGGCCGGGGCGGCGTCCACGACCACTTCCTGGTGCGCTTCTGGCGCACGCTCACCGAAGGCGGCGGCATCCAGGCCGAGACGGCCGCGATCGGGCTCGGGACGGTGGCGGCCGTGGTGGGCCTGCGCTGGCTCAAGGCGCGCCTCGGCTGGCGCCTGCTGCCGGACCTGCTGCTGGTCGTGATCGCGATGGCGGTCCTCGTGGACCAGCTCGGGCTCGACGCGCGGGGTGTCGCGGTGGTCGGCGAGATCCCGGCCAAGCTGCCGTCGTTCCAGACGCCCGCGC
The DNA window shown above is from Deltaproteobacteria bacterium and carries:
- a CDS encoding Uma2 family endonuclease; protein product: MTADVTPHVPQEPLRVTVERYLALLEEGTLAGDRLELLEGVIVSMPPSNPPHAAALGLVCEALRPIAGTGRCLRVQSPLLLGAWSAPEPDVALVAGSHRDYSLRHPATALLVIEVSDWSLHQDRITKAAIYARAGIPEYWIVNLAERGVEVLREPDAAGGRYRAQRFARADESVEPLAAPGTPVVVRDLLPALR
- a CDS encoding phosphotransferase, which translates into the protein MEGAGEEARRRAVAQAFAIPGRWLGSQPLRTGWINETLVAAFDEGGRRVRYVQQRINRSVFGDPAQLMENVARVSAHVLAGLERAGAPDRERRALQLVPARDGAPAWRDAAGETWRTWRFVEGASSRDVVRTPAEAGAAALAFARFQAQVADLPGPRLHETIRGYQDARLRFEQLVTTVRADPAGRLGACRPELGFVTAREAMVDRLNGLRAAGAIPERITHGDTKINNVLLDDRTGEALCVIDLDTVMPGFAVYDFGDLVRTAATRAAEDERDLAKLRVDRALFAAIAAGWLRGAGGLLLPAERAELVFAARLLPLVIGMRFLADHLAGDRYFRCDRPGHNLDRARAQLALAADFERRAAELEDVLGAADPAPDR
- a CDS encoding carbohydrate-binding family 9-like protein; its protein translation is MREPPLPELACPQVRAPGAIDGDPHKPPWNALAPVWLTPSHGRRAEGAPPTTVALAALAPDAAPLAPRWRFQPTALRVARDDEHLLVCFHCVDRDASGSYEGRNQPIYDEEVVEAFLAPGPDPRRYYELEQSPRGAWFEARIESPYGRRATMKVDPAWRCAGWQRAVRLCADQDGRHAWWCAEWAIPFAALGAEPPAPGTRWRANFHRIDREGAGQFSAWSPTLAEPPDFHRPDRFGWLVFP